In Meriones unguiculatus strain TT.TT164.6M chromosome 17, Bangor_MerUng_6.1, whole genome shotgun sequence, a single window of DNA contains:
- the LOC132648706 gene encoding cystatin-A-like, whose product MVPGGLSEAKPATPEIQEIVDKIKPQLEEQTNEKYETFKAVEYKSQVVAGINHFIKVDVGGGRYIHVKVFSGINDPGFELSGYQADKTRDDDLTYF is encoded by the exons ATGGTACCAGGAGGCTTGAGCGAGGCCAAACCTGCCACACCAGAAATCCAGGAGATTGTTGACAAG ATCAAACCGCAGCTGGAAGAGCAAACCAATGAGAAATATGAAACCTTCAAAGCCGTCGAGTATAAATCCCAAGTCGTCGCTGGAATCAATCACTTCATTAAG gTTGATGTAGGGGGTGGCCGTTACATTCACGTGAAAGTCTTCAGTGGTATCAATGATCCTGGTTTTGAACTTAGTGGTTACCAGGCTGACAAAACCAGGGATGATGACCTGACCTACTTCTAA